In Acidobacteriota bacterium, one DNA window encodes the following:
- a CDS encoding carbon monoxide dehydrogenase subunit G encodes MKVEGTHELHASVERVYQALIDPAVLQRCIPGCERLEKTGENAYSTTLRAGVGSIKGLFTGNVRLEDMSPPHHFRMIVDGKGQPGFLKGAGDLDLEERNGVTVVRYTGEVQVGGTIASVGQRMLQGAVKMMAAQFFTAIEAEAKTEAHEAPPTHGFFRTALRWFSGWLRRKLRVG; translated from the coding sequence ATGAAGGTTGAAGGCACCCACGAGCTTCATGCCAGCGTCGAGCGCGTCTATCAGGCTTTGATTGACCCGGCGGTGTTGCAGCGGTGCATCCCGGGGTGCGAGCGCCTCGAGAAGACCGGAGAGAATGCATACTCGACGACTCTTCGCGCCGGAGTCGGCTCCATCAAGGGATTGTTCACCGGCAACGTTCGCCTCGAAGACATGAGCCCGCCGCATCATTTTCGCATGATCGTGGACGGGAAAGGCCAGCCGGGCTTTCTAAAGGGCGCCGGCGACCTCGACCTCGAGGAGCGGAACGGCGTCACCGTAGTCCGCTACACGGGCGAAGTACAGGTCGGCGGGACAATTGCCAGTGTCGGGCAGCGCATGCTTCAGGGCGCGGTGAAGATGATGGCTGCGCAGTTTTTCACCGCCATCGAAGCCGAAGCAAAAACCGAAGCGCACGAGGCTCCACCGACGCACGGCTTTTTTCGAACAGCCCTGAGGTGGTTCTCAGGGTGGCTTCGCCGAAAGTTGCGGGTTGGTTAG
- a CDS encoding xanthine dehydrogenase family protein molybdopterin-binding subunit, which translates to MPKYVGQRIKRTEDPRLIQGLGHYVDDIKLPDTLHVAFLRSMYAHARITSIDVSEASHAPGVVAVYTGKDVAAKVGPVPCAAALPDLKVPDYRVLATNHVVFVGQPIAVVVATDRYAARDAIDLIMIDYEELPVVVNVEEAAKGGPLVYEEYGDNIAYKLTAGEGDIEAALKASDRVVSQRIVHQRLAPIAMEGRGVLARYFPGEQELTVWSSTQIPHLLRTQLALMIGMPENKLRVITPEVGGGFGSKLNVYAEEALLGWISIQLGKPVKWIETRRENMQATIHGRGQVGYVEIGCNNDGTLTGLRYNVFADLGAYHQLLTPAIPTLTGLMLSGSYKIPAIQINVTGVFTNKMATDAYRGAGRPEATYVVERAVDLVAAELGMDPVDVRRKNFPAPDEFPFKTATGLFYDSGDYEAALNKALAMADYKNLREEQKKAREQGRLIGIGLSTYVEICALGPSQAMPAGGWESATVRIEPTGSVTILTGASPHGQGQETSFAQIAADELGVDLNAITVIHGDTAIVQYGIGTFGSRATAVGGTAVFIAIEKLKEKATNIAAHMLKTDASNIVFKEGRFTKQAAKAASAGAGAKPEPEPDVPVGEAPAGALPEPDTGGNSVTIQDVALAAHIARDIPPGSEPGLSATYFFEPTNFTFPFGTHIAVVEVDRETGDIKFLRYVAVDDCGKVINPMLVDGQVQGGIVQALGQAMYEEIVYDEQGQLVTGTLMDYAVPKASMIPWMELDRTETPSPVNPLGVKGVGEAGTIGATPAIVNAIVDALSPFGIRHLDMPVRPEAVWRIISAQA; encoded by the coding sequence ATGCCTAAGTACGTCGGACAGAGAATCAAGCGCACCGAAGATCCCAGGTTGATTCAGGGGCTCGGCCACTACGTTGATGACATCAAGCTTCCCGACACGCTTCACGTCGCGTTCTTGCGCTCTATGTATGCGCATGCGCGCATTACCAGCATCGACGTGAGCGAAGCTTCTCACGCGCCGGGTGTCGTAGCCGTCTACACCGGAAAAGACGTCGCTGCCAAGGTCGGGCCGGTGCCATGCGCGGCCGCGCTTCCAGACTTGAAGGTGCCCGACTATCGGGTGCTGGCGACCAATCACGTCGTCTTTGTTGGCCAGCCCATCGCAGTCGTGGTAGCCACCGATCGTTATGCCGCGCGCGATGCCATCGACCTGATCATGATCGATTACGAAGAACTCCCCGTGGTAGTCAATGTCGAAGAAGCGGCAAAGGGTGGACCCCTGGTTTATGAAGAGTATGGCGATAACATCGCGTACAAGCTCACCGCCGGTGAAGGCGATATCGAAGCCGCGCTCAAGGCGTCGGATCGAGTGGTCAGCCAGCGCATCGTACACCAGCGGCTCGCGCCTATCGCGATGGAAGGCCGCGGAGTACTGGCCCGCTACTTTCCCGGCGAGCAAGAGCTGACCGTCTGGTCGTCGACTCAGATACCACACCTGTTGAGAACTCAGCTCGCGCTGATGATTGGAATGCCGGAAAACAAGCTGCGAGTGATTACCCCCGAGGTCGGCGGCGGGTTCGGGTCGAAGCTGAACGTCTATGCCGAAGAAGCGCTCCTCGGCTGGATATCAATCCAACTCGGCAAACCCGTCAAGTGGATTGAGACTCGACGCGAAAACATGCAAGCGACGATTCACGGGCGTGGGCAAGTCGGCTACGTCGAGATTGGCTGCAACAACGACGGGACATTAACAGGTCTTCGCTACAACGTGTTCGCGGACCTGGGTGCGTATCATCAATTGCTCACGCCGGCTATTCCGACGTTGACCGGGTTGATGCTTTCGGGCTCTTACAAGATTCCGGCAATCCAAATAAACGTGACCGGCGTGTTCACCAACAAGATGGCCACTGACGCCTATCGAGGCGCTGGGCGGCCCGAAGCAACTTACGTGGTCGAGCGCGCGGTTGATCTGGTCGCGGCCGAGCTTGGAATGGATCCGGTCGATGTGCGCCGCAAGAACTTTCCGGCTCCGGACGAGTTCCCGTTTAAGACGGCAACCGGTTTGTTCTACGACAGCGGGGACTACGAGGCGGCGTTGAACAAAGCGCTGGCGATGGCAGACTACAAGAATCTGCGAGAAGAGCAAAAGAAAGCGCGCGAGCAGGGCCGGTTGATCGGCATCGGTCTTTCCACCTATGTCGAAATTTGCGCGCTCGGTCCTTCTCAGGCAATGCCGGCAGGCGGATGGGAAAGCGCGACCGTCAGGATTGAGCCGACAGGATCGGTGACTATCTTGACTGGCGCGTCACCGCACGGGCAAGGGCAGGAGACGTCGTTTGCGCAGATTGCCGCCGACGAGTTAGGCGTTGACCTGAACGCGATCACCGTCATTCACGGCGATACGGCGATCGTTCAATATGGGATCGGCACGTTCGGAAGCCGCGCGACCGCGGTAGGCGGAACAGCGGTGTTTATTGCTATCGAGAAGCTGAAAGAGAAGGCAACGAACATCGCGGCTCATATGCTGAAGACGGACGCTTCGAACATCGTGTTCAAGGAAGGCCGCTTCACCAAACAGGCTGCCAAGGCCGCTTCCGCGGGAGCTGGGGCTAAGCCTGAGCCCGAGCCTGATGTGCCGGTAGGAGAAGCTCCGGCGGGTGCGTTGCCCGAGCCGGATACCGGCGGCAATAGTGTGACGATTCAAGATGTCGCGCTTGCGGCTCATATCGCTCGAGACATTCCACCCGGCTCGGAGCCTGGATTGTCCGCGACCTACTTCTTCGAGCCAACCAACTTCACGTTTCCGTTTGGCACTCACATCGCGGTGGTGGAAGTCGATCGCGAAACGGGCGACATAAAGTTCCTACGCTACGTCGCGGTAGATGATTGCGGCAAGGTGATCAACCCGATGCTGGTCGATGGCCAGGTGCAAGGCGGTATCGTGCAAGCGCTCGGGCAAGCGATGTACGAGGAAATCGTCTACGACGAACAAGGCCAGCTCGTGACCGGAACGCTGATGGACTACGCGGTGCCGAAGGCGTCGATGATTCCGTGGATGGAGCTCGATCGCACGGAGACGCCTTCGCCAGTCAATCCGCTCGGGGTGAAAGGAGTCGGCGAGGCGGGAACGATCGGTGCTACGCCGGCCATTGTAAACGCGATCGTAGACGCGTTGTCGCCCTTCGGCATTCGGCATCTGGATATGCCGGTAAGACCGGAAGCAGTTTGGCGAATCATTAGCGCGCAGGCATAA
- a CDS encoding dienelactone hydrolase family protein — protein MIITTQYASVPVDGSQMRMFVAAPKAEGKFPGILFYSDIFQLTGPMLRSCVRLASYGFVVAAPEIYHRIEPAGTVIPFDDEGRIRGMAGAAQTEVGEFDADCRAALDYLNQHSSVEKDKLGAGGFCIGGHLAFRAALQPDVLATACFYGTGIHNGKLGKDEDAGSLERASDIRGELLMVFGTLDPHVPEEGRAKIQTSLERAGTKFSISLYPAEHAFMRDEGPRYDPEVTDQAWSEMIQFFRRVIQHR, from the coding sequence ATGATAATCACCACTCAATACGCCAGCGTCCCAGTCGACGGAAGCCAGATGCGAATGTTCGTCGCCGCGCCAAAAGCGGAAGGGAAGTTTCCTGGGATTCTCTTTTACTCGGACATCTTTCAACTCACTGGACCGATGCTCAGGTCATGCGTGCGACTGGCGAGCTACGGTTTCGTGGTCGCCGCGCCTGAGATCTACCATCGAATCGAGCCAGCGGGAACGGTGATTCCGTTCGACGACGAAGGCCGAATTCGAGGAATGGCTGGCGCGGCGCAGACTGAGGTTGGTGAATTCGATGCCGATTGCCGGGCGGCCCTCGATTATCTGAATCAACATTCGAGTGTTGAGAAAGACAAGCTCGGCGCAGGCGGGTTTTGTATCGGCGGACACCTCGCATTTCGAGCCGCGCTTCAGCCCGATGTGCTCGCGACGGCTTGCTTCTATGGGACTGGGATTCACAACGGCAAGTTAGGAAAGGATGAAGACGCCGGCTCGCTTGAAAGAGCCTCGGATATTCGAGGCGAGCTATTGATGGTCTTCGGCACGCTGGATCCGCATGTTCCGGAAGAAGGCCGCGCAAAGATACAGACGTCGCTCGAGCGCGCCGGCACAAAGTTCTCGATCAGCCTCTATCCCGCCGAGCACGCTTTCATGCGAGACGAAGGTCCGCGCTACGACCCGGAGGTTACCGATCAGGCGTGGAGTGAAATGATTCAGTTCTTCCGGCGAGTGATTCAACATCGGTGA
- a CDS encoding xanthine dehydrogenase family protein subunit M, which yields MIPAQFDYLTPATLAEAISLLGQHPDEAKILAGGHSLIPAMKLRLATPQVLIDIGRIKDLSYIKEEGGQIRIGAMTTHYQMEASDRLREICPLLPECAAQIGDVQVRNKGTIGGSVVHSDPAGDWPAAIIALRAELVAVSAAGERVIKADDFFVDMLTTALGAGEILREIRITPPKGRFGQAYLKVPQPASGFAVVGVAVNLTRDQSGDCQSVGIGMTGIASKAYRASAVEKALTGSALDEPAIAAAAAHATDGVSVNGDLYASDAYRRHLAQVYTRRAIEAAASRAK from the coding sequence ATGATCCCAGCACAATTTGACTATCTAACCCCTGCAACGCTTGCTGAAGCGATCTCGCTTCTGGGGCAGCATCCAGACGAAGCGAAGATTCTCGCGGGCGGTCACAGCTTGATACCCGCGATGAAGCTTCGGCTCGCTACGCCGCAGGTCTTGATCGACATTGGACGCATCAAGGACCTCTCCTACATTAAAGAGGAGGGCGGACAGATTCGCATCGGAGCGATGACCACGCACTATCAGATGGAAGCGTCCGACCGGCTGCGCGAGATATGCCCGCTGCTGCCTGAGTGCGCCGCTCAGATCGGGGACGTTCAAGTGCGAAACAAGGGGACGATCGGCGGGAGCGTGGTCCACTCGGACCCGGCCGGCGATTGGCCGGCGGCGATCATCGCGCTCCGCGCGGAATTGGTCGCGGTCAGCGCTGCGGGCGAGCGCGTGATAAAGGCAGATGACTTCTTTGTCGATATGCTGACGACCGCGCTTGGCGCTGGGGAGATCCTTCGCGAGATTCGGATCACTCCGCCGAAAGGCCGCTTCGGTCAGGCGTACTTGAAGGTGCCCCAGCCTGCGTCGGGGTTCGCAGTGGTTGGAGTCGCCGTCAATCTGACTCGCGATCAAAGCGGAGACTGTCAATCCGTCGGGATCGGTATGACCGGTATCGCGTCTAAGGCTTATCGGGCGAGCGCGGTTGAAAAGGCGCTCACCGGAAGCGCGCTCGACGAGCCGGCGATCGCAGCGGCTGCAGCGCATGCGACGGATGGGGTTTCGGTTAACGGCGACCTCTATGCATCCGACGCTTATCGGCGTCACCTCGCGCAGGTCTACACTCGCCGCGCTATCGAGGCTGCGGCCTCGAGAGCGAAATAG
- a CDS encoding (2Fe-2S)-binding protein has translation MKKPITLTVNGAARHDEVEPRMLLVHYLRDVLGLTGTHVGCETSICGACTVILDGQSVKSCTMFAVQADGANVTTIEGMAASGDLHPVQEGFWEQHGLQCGYCTPGMIMSAAQMLDRNPDPTVDQIRHGLEGNLCRCTGYQHIVEAVQYAARKMKDQAATGD, from the coding sequence ATGAAAAAACCCATTACCCTCACGGTCAACGGCGCGGCACGTCACGACGAAGTCGAGCCGCGTATGCTGTTGGTCCATTACCTGAGAGACGTCCTCGGATTGACCGGTACTCACGTCGGCTGCGAAACCTCGATCTGCGGTGCATGCACGGTCATTCTCGATGGGCAGTCGGTCAAGTCATGCACGATGTTCGCCGTGCAGGCCGACGGCGCTAACGTCACCACCATCGAGGGCATGGCCGCAAGCGGCGATCTGCATCCGGTCCAGGAAGGATTCTGGGAGCAGCACGGTTTGCAGTGCGGCTACTGCACGCCGGGTATGATCATGTCCGCCGCGCAGATGCTGGATCGAAATCCCGATCCGACCGTCGATCAAATTCGTCACGGGTTGGAAGGCAACCTGTGCCGGTGTACCGGCTATCAACACATCGTCGAAGCCGTTCAATACGCCGCCCGCAAGATGAAAGATCAGGCGGCGACCGGAGATTAG
- a CDS encoding type II secretion system protein GspG, producing MATQEQDAHICRECGARVALDRRYCVHCYSPVGAGSARAHVELARKTATTHRPDPTLVFSPEKHEAIVRRARTRKRIFITATVALAIVAAGAVALSIVSRNRLETQKTMAREQAAQRDLNALAAALERFRDDVQRYPTNAEGLICLVRKPAAVRQDFDESHGVWFGPYLDHVPEVDPWGNDYVYQTADGGTNFELFSHGPGGETGFDSRFRVGSRAATPATP from the coding sequence ATGGCAACTCAGGAACAGGACGCACACATATGCCGGGAGTGCGGCGCAAGGGTGGCGCTAGATCGTCGCTACTGTGTGCATTGCTATTCTCCGGTCGGCGCAGGCTCGGCGCGGGCGCACGTTGAGTTGGCCCGCAAGACTGCAACCACGCACCGCCCTGATCCAACGTTGGTTTTCTCACCGGAAAAGCATGAAGCGATTGTCCGCCGAGCGCGCACCCGCAAGCGAATATTCATCACCGCCACGGTTGCGTTGGCGATTGTCGCGGCCGGCGCGGTTGCTTTGAGCATCGTGAGTCGCAACCGGCTCGAGACTCAAAAAACTATGGCGCGTGAACAGGCGGCCCAGCGCGATCTCAATGCGCTCGCCGCCGCGCTCGAAAGATTCAGAGATGATGTGCAGCGTTACCCGACCAACGCTGAAGGACTGATATGCCTCGTTCGCAAGCCGGCAGCAGTAAGGCAGGACTTCGATGAGAGTCATGGCGTCTGGTTCGGGCCTTACCTTGATCACGTCCCCGAAGTTGACCCGTGGGGAAATGACTATGTCTATCAAACGGCGGATGGCGGCACGAACTTCGAGCTTTTTTCCCACGGCCCCGGTGGTGAAACAGGCTTCGACAGCCGGTTTCGAGTTGGTTCGCGAGCGGCGACGCCGGCTACTCCATAA
- a CDS encoding DUF29 domain-containing protein, which translates to MKKIETDDELQVGRVRSQGMGVNWARLSAESHYQVAVEIERALLQGDADEAEAGIKELIDALGRSEKRALKSQLIRLMAHIIKWKTQPERRSYGWVATIYNAREEIADIQAETPSLTDDVIKKMWDGCLRAATREAEGEMNQESAVSPVSWQEVFDDECEVK; encoded by the coding sequence ATGAAGAAAATCGAGACAGATGACGAGCTGCAGGTGGGTCGCGTAAGGAGTCAGGGGATGGGCGTGAACTGGGCACGACTATCAGCGGAATCACATTATCAGGTCGCTGTTGAGATCGAGCGAGCCCTGCTCCAGGGCGACGCCGACGAAGCAGAGGCCGGCATCAAGGAGCTGATCGACGCGTTGGGGCGATCCGAAAAAAGAGCGCTAAAGAGCCAACTCATTCGCTTGATGGCACATATCATCAAGTGGAAAACACAACCCGAACGACGGTCATATGGTTGGGTCGCCACGATCTACAACGCCAGGGAGGAAATTGCAGACATCCAGGCTGAGACACCGAGCTTGACGGATGATGTGATCAAGAAGATGTGGGATGGGTGCCTTCGGGCGGCGACCCGTGAGGCTGAAGGTGAGATGAATCAGGAATCCGCCGTGTCACCCGTCTCCTGGCAGGAAGTGTTTGATGACGAGTGTGAAGTCAAGTAG
- a CDS encoding DUF433 domain-containing protein, producing MIDWSSCSAVERDREKVSGSWVFRNTRVPVIALFENLEGGASLDDFLLWFPGVMREQVEAVLEYTIQSLKEGRQAA from the coding sequence ATGATCGATTGGTCTTCCTGTTCTGCCGTCGAGCGAGACCGGGAGAAGGTTAGCGGTTCATGGGTCTTCCGTAACACTCGCGTGCCTGTGATCGCACTATTCGAGAATCTTGAGGGCGGAGCCTCTCTCGATGATTTTCTGCTGTGGTTTCCCGGCGTTATGAGGGAACAAGTGGAGGCTGTCCTCGAATACACTATTCAAAGTCTGAAAGAAGGCCGTCAGGCGGCGTGA